aaaaatatttaattttaaagcaggaaatttaatttttgttttaattttttatttttcgttataccacttttattaattgtatttagttttgttCAAATAACGATTTTTTGTTtcaagatttttgttttttatggcttacttttagaaaagaaaaaccaaattaattaatttcaaagcGATAACTCAAGAATAGTCTCaagaatttcattaattttcgAAAAGATTTCAAACTAAAGATTTGTTGTATAGTTATTAGACCATTTTTTCCTCTGTGTAGTATTGTTAATAATGCGTGGCTTGCAGCTTTCCAGATGCCTTGTTGCGCCTGCCTTTGTATCCGCTGATCTATATGCTTGTCCACTGGCATGGCTACATTACTGTGGTGTGCTTTGTCGGTGCCGATGGCTTCTTTTTGGGCTTCTGTTTGTATCTGACAGTGTTGTTGTACTCACTGCGCGACGATGTCTGCGATTTGTTGGCCCTAAAGGAGAATGCTCCGATGCCAACTCCCCAGCAGGAGCTGCGCATTGTGCGTCGCATGGAGCAGCTGGTGGATCGTCACAACGAGATTGCCGAGTTGACGGAGCGCTTGTCGGGCATCATGGTCGAGATTACGCTGGGACACTTTGTCACCTCCAGTCTGATTATTGGCACCAGCGTCGTGGACATGCTGCTGGTGGGCAAATTCAATCTTAACTTTCCGCTCTTTAACTTTCCCTTTCTCTTAGTAGTTCTCGGGCGTGGGCATCATTGTATATTTGGTCTACACGTGCGCTGTGGGCACTGAAATCTTTTTATACTGTCTGGGCGGAACCTACATTATGGAAGCGGTGCGTGCCTTTAACTCCTCCTCAATTGCATTGTTCGAAAtcatctctctctttgttcTGTAGTGTTTGGAGCTATCGAGAAGCACTTTCAGCAGCCATTGGCATGGACACAGCGTGCGTGTGCAGAAGATGACGCTTCTCATGATTGCCAGAGCTCAGCGCGTGCTCATCATTAAGATACCTTTCTTTTCGCCATCCCTGGAAACACTCACTTCGGTAGGGCTTCCATTTTGCAGTTGCTTTCGCTTGCTGTTtgtattatagtatttatttatttgacagATTTTACGCTTTACGGGTTCACTCATTGCGTTGGCCAAGTCGGTGATTTAGAAACAGAGCCAAATTATTGttatcatattttgttgtgtttagaATGAAATTGATGAgcagtgaaataaaaaatacatataaaatatatacggCACTTAGGATTGTGTCCTTTAGTTTAGACTTTTTAGAGTCGCGAATTTTTTACACaataatgttaataaatatacaaaaaatatattgcagcTGGTTGTTAAGACTCTATAGAGTCACGATTTTTTTACACAATAATACAAGTGTATTTGAGATAATATTTTAGCTTGAGATTTTcgggttttgttttttaccgtttgaagtaatttattttgatttaaaagtTGAGTTTGGTGCCAGGTTTTAGTTGTTTTACtgctaatgaaaataaattgaagaaaattacattttttctttgtgtattagttgtttgttgtttttctacTTCGGAAtccttaattttttaatttttgagttttttagaaactttagaaaaaaatcgatttaaaaaacagtgcttaaaatataccaaatttaaggTACTctaaatgtacaaaaatataccaaataaaaaaatatttttcgtttgtgaggtaagcaaaacaatgtggtattattctgaaaatataccagataatgtaccacaaaatactataatataccataagccatatttggtatatataccagattgtcagcagTATTGTCAGCAGTATGcgtaatttgcatataaagttattttgaaataacttctacaattgttatccaatgggtagcgggtaaaaaaaaataaaattaatattatatgtcTAAGCTTTATtgcagcaaaataaatatatgtctATATGTCATTATTGTGGCtaacataaacatataaaataagctaaattaaaataaatatattatacttataCAAAACTTACCATTTGAAAAACTAGAAACGAATGTATCAAAAAGCAAACCGGTTTTAGTTTCCCTATTTCTTGTGATACCTTCTTTGCTGTATCTCGATCTCCGTCATTCTTTTACAATAtgttatttcatattttttcagCACATAtgtctttataaatatttttctgttaATTTCCATGTTGCTTCGTTAATTGCACTTGTTCCTCTGCTGTTTGTCTTCTGCACTTTTGCCTCTTTCTTATTACTtttgctctgttgttgttctcttttcCCATTGAcctttcagctgctgctgctgttgctgtttctgttgctgtttggaTTAAAAGCCGTTCTGTTTAACAGCTCTGGCAAATTGGTTTCTTTTGCCGGAACTCATCATGTCTGACACTCGCATGCACCCATGAACTTACTGCGCTCCCCATTTCACCTCGTTCACCTCCTCTCTCACTCCCTTGCATATTTTCCATTCACTTTTGCCGCTGCAATGCATCGAACTGTGCATTtctgttgcctacttttcagctgttgctgttgctgctgctccagctgcagtTCATTTtcatgcaaacacacacatacactcgcacaccTTAATGACATCCGTTGTGCCCCTCTCGCTTGCCAGTTGCTCTTCATATCCGTctgttgcatttgtttgttgctgttgccctcTCTCAAAGAGCAGCTCCACTTGAGTTGCTCGTGCGCTTTGCCTTTTGGCATTGTTCATGCACAAATTCTTTTGGTTCTcactcgctgttgttgttgttgtggcttaTTGTTGTAGTCCTTGAAATCCTTTAGCCCACACGCACCATAAGCGCGCCTATCTGCCACGCAATCTCTGGTGTGCTCTTCGTCTAtccatctttctctctctctctctctgtctctatcgctttctctctcttgacttgtgtctgtccgtctttgtttcgttttggcatttgtttgtttat
This window of the Drosophila albomicans strain 15112-1751.03 chromosome 2L, ASM965048v2, whole genome shotgun sequence genome carries:
- the LOC117565066 gene encoding odorant receptor 24a, coding for MWPRFLSSSYPMERHYFLLPKFALSLIGFYPEQKRTWALRAWSFFNFFILTYGCYAEAHYGIHQIPINIALALDALCPVASSILSLLKMVAIWWYQDEFKWLIQRIRKLTEQQRSERKLSYKRRFYTLATRLTTLLLCCGFCTSTSYSVRHLLDNMLRRAHGKDWIYETPFKMIFPDALLRLPLYPLIYMLVHWHGYITVVCFVGADGFFLGFCLYLTVLLYSLRDDVCDLLALKENAPMPTPQQELRIVRRMEQLVDRHNEIAELTERLSGIMVEITLGHFVTSSLIIGTSVVDMLLFSGVGIIVYLVYTCAVGTEIFLYCLGGTYIMEACLELSRSTFSSHWHGHSVRVQKMTLLMIARAQRVLIIKIPFFSPSLETLTSILRFTGSLIALAKSVI